The nucleotide sequence GACCCCAACGCGCCGTATGGTCTGCGCGGGGTCGGGGAACCGCCGACGATCTCGTCCACCCCGGCGATCGTCGCGGCCATCCGCGCGGCCACCGGGCTCGCGCTGCCTCGCGTGCCCGTGCGCCCGGAGCACCTCACCGGCACCTGATATCCGTACTTTTTCGAGCTAGGAGCACATCCGTGGGTACCCGTCTGTCCATTTCGGAGTCCGATGAGCAGAAATGGCTCGCCGAAGCCGTTCAGCTGGCCACCGCGAACGTCGAGCGCGGCGGCGGCCCGTTCGGCGCGATGATCGTCCGGGACGGTTCGGTGCTGGCCACCGGGACCAACCAGGTGACCCCGACGCTGGACCCGACGGCGCACGCCGAGGTGGTCGCGATCCGCGCGGCCTGCCAGGCGATCGGCGACTACAAACTCGACGGCTGCGTCCTCGTGACCTCCTGCGAGCCTTGCCCGCTCTGCCTTTCCGCCGCGCTCTGGGCGCGTGTCGGCAAGGTCGTCTACGCCGCGGACCGCCATGACGCGGCCGAGGCGGGCTTCGACGACCGCGAGTTCTACGACCTCTTTTCCCGCCCGCGCGAGACCTGGTCGCTACCCGTCGGCCAACTGTCCCTTCCGGACTCCTTCGCGCCTTTCCAGGCCTGGCTGTCGAAACCCGACAAGAAGGCCTACTAGAAACTCTTCCCGCCCCACAACGTTGTGGAGTAGGCATGACCCAATTAGGTACAGAGCGTCCCCCGCTGCCCTCGTCCGAGCCGAGGCGGCTGTCCGGGCTCGACCGCTGGTTCAAGATCTCCCACCGCGGCAGCACGATCGGCCGCGAGGTGCGCGGCGGGATCACCACGTTCGTCGCGATGTGCTACATCGTGCTGCTCAACCCGCTCATCCTCGGCGCGTCGGCGGACATCACCGGCGCCCGGCTGAGTACCGAGGCGATCACGACCGCGACCGCGCTGGCGGCGGGGGTCACCACGATCCTGATGGGACTGGTCGGCAACGCGCCGCTGGCGCTCGCGGCCGGTCTCGGCGTCAACGGTGTCGTCGCCTTCCAGATGGCTCCGGCGATGACGTGGGCGCAGGCCTTCGGGCTCGTCGTCCTCGAAGGTTTCTGCATCGTGCTGATGGCGGTTTCCGGTGTCCGGGAACGGATCATCAACGCGATCCCGATGGCGCTCAAGGTCGCGATCACCGTCGGCATCGGCCTCTACATCGCGCTGGTCGGCCTGGTCAGCGCG is from Amycolatopsis lurida and encodes:
- a CDS encoding nucleoside deaminase; translation: MGTRLSISESDEQKWLAEAVQLATANVERGGGPFGAMIVRDGSVLATGTNQVTPTLDPTAHAEVVAIRAACQAIGDYKLDGCVLVTSCEPCPLCLSAALWARVGKVVYAADRHDAAEAGFDDREFYDLFSRPRETWSLPVGQLSLPDSFAPFQAWLSKPDKKAY